The proteins below come from a single Campylobacter concisus genomic window:
- the flgE gene encoding flagellar hook protein FlgE — translation MMRSLWSGVSGLQAHQIAMDVEGNNIANVNTYGYKYNRANFADILSQTPRVATAPQGQLGGQNAMQIGLGTTINSTTRIFSQGTLTSTDKQTDLALQGNGFFVVSPDGGTTRYYTRNGDFVRDKAGNFVNNSGYVVQGWTRDEETGTIDSTGPIKNIVIKEGLTTPARATTEVKIKGNLDSGNTIGQRSTPIYSLDSVAGGRDYNNDGILNANEVHNENDVNNDQFYTNSKKEQNLTERGVDLGVTFDELGNGLALRDGQGIWVSYANAKTEKFTVGSGLPQSIGQINPAATLDITINGTNIKSQANTITSISDVAAAINAQYNKTGVRAEISEGNKLTLINRNNSGTTEETKNIHLKVNGGNTVTGLADKDIITAYQYVYTSSQTTAVHPNNDKIARQVTTTEDLRAAMQEDARNHVDYNGDGQIRANSDALDAAKLATAAHRIAPGTGGAAITNTAYQTAYNTAYTAAAGTPDQKHAAGIAALQALAGDDTNDGVKITVNKLGQFQLENPSNEVADHALYMTTTGLTKPAQGTNNSAVNENVRLTTIMKALDGALSPGQALRASGKMMMSSHGSTAEIFDSLGSKHTVSIKWTKTGTTTDGGTEWSMVIQVPEPAKINYTGEGPDNVITGTARFNANGSLASFHPATITFSANNGSQSGQNISLNFGLGTDFNGLTSFDKDSSTESISQDGYTGGTLNGIKIDETGTIIGSFSNGQSFGLAKVALATFTNNEGLQSEGGNVFSQTANSGEAVIGAAGTGDKGTIAASKLEASNVDLSRALTDLIVIQRGFQANSKTITTSDEMLNTLLQLKQ, via the coding sequence ATGATGAGATCACTTTGGTCTGGTGTTTCAGGCCTGCAAGCCCACCAGATAGCCATGGACGTAGAAGGCAATAATATCGCAAATGTCAATACTTATGGTTATAAATACAACCGTGCAAATTTTGCTGATATACTAAGCCAAACTCCAAGAGTCGCTACTGCTCCACAAGGTCAGCTAGGCGGTCAAAACGCTATGCAAATAGGTCTAGGAACGACTATAAACTCAACTACGAGAATTTTCTCACAAGGCACACTGACATCTACTGATAAGCAAACAGACCTTGCACTTCAAGGAAATGGTTTCTTCGTCGTATCTCCAGATGGTGGAACTACAAGATACTATACAAGAAATGGTGACTTTGTCCGTGATAAAGCTGGAAATTTTGTAAACAATAGTGGCTATGTCGTTCAAGGTTGGACAAGAGATGAAGAGACTGGCACTATCGACTCAACTGGACCGATAAAAAATATTGTGATCAAAGAAGGTCTTACTACTCCAGCAAGAGCAACAACAGAAGTAAAGATAAAAGGCAACCTTGACTCAGGCAACACCATAGGACAAAGAAGTACGCCTATTTATTCACTAGACTCTGTTGCTGGTGGACGTGACTATAACAATGACGGAATTTTAAATGCAAACGAAGTCCATAACGAGAATGATGTAAATAATGATCAGTTTTATACAAACTCGAAAAAAGAGCAAAATTTAACAGAGCGTGGCGTCGATCTTGGTGTTACATTTGATGAGCTTGGAAATGGTCTTGCGTTAAGAGATGGACAAGGTATTTGGGTGAGCTATGCAAATGCTAAAACCGAAAAATTTACAGTAGGAAGTGGATTGCCACAAAGTATCGGACAGATAAACCCAGCAGCAACACTTGATATCACAATCAATGGCACAAACATCAAATCTCAAGCTAACACAATAACAAGTATCAGTGATGTTGCAGCTGCGATCAATGCTCAATACAATAAAACTGGCGTTAGAGCTGAAATTTCAGAAGGTAATAAACTAACACTTATAAATAGAAATAACTCAGGCACTACTGAAGAGACAAAAAATATCCATCTAAAAGTAAATGGCGGAAATACTGTTACTGGTTTAGCTGATAAAGATATCATCACAGCTTATCAATATGTCTATACAAGCTCACAAACAACAGCTGTTCATCCAAATAACGATAAAATCGCAAGACAAGTAACAACAACAGAAGATCTTCGCGCTGCTATGCAAGAAGATGCTAGAAACCACGTTGACTACAACGGTGACGGCCAAATAAGAGCAAACTCAGATGCACTAGATGCTGCAAAACTAGCAACCGCAGCACATAGAATAGCACCTGGAACTGGTGGAGCAGCCATAACTAACACTGCATATCAAACAGCTTATAATACAGCATATACCGCTGCAGCTGGTACTCCAGATCAAAAGCATGCAGCTGGTATCGCGGCACTTCAAGCACTTGCAGGTGATGATACAAATGATGGTGTAAAGATTACTGTAAATAAACTAGGTCAATTTCAACTAGAAAATCCATCAAATGAAGTAGCAGATCATGCACTTTACATGACAACAACTGGCCTTACAAAGCCAGCTCAAGGTACAAATAATTCAGCTGTAAATGAAAATGTTAGACTTACAACTATTATGAAAGCACTTGATGGCGCACTAAGCCCAGGCCAAGCTCTAAGAGCAAGTGGAAAGATGATGATGTCAAGCCACGGCTCAACGGCAGAAATTTTTGACTCACTTGGCTCAAAACACACAGTTAGTATCAAATGGACGAAAACGGGCACTACAACAGATGGTGGAACTGAGTGGAGCATGGTTATACAAGTGCCAGAGCCAGCTAAGATAAACTACACAGGCGAGGGCCCAGATAACGTTATAACTGGTACAGCTAGATTTAACGCAAATGGCTCACTTGCAAGTTTCCATCCAGCAACGATAACATTTTCAGCTAACAACGGCTCACAAAGTGGCCAAAACATTAGTTTAAATTTTGGTCTTGGAACTGACTTTAACGGCTTAACAAGCTTTGATAAAGACTCATCAACTGAGTCAATCTCGCAAGATGGCTACACAGGTGGCACATTAAACGGCATAAAAATAGATGAGACTGGAACGATAATAGGCTCATTTTCAAATGGCCAAAGCTTTGGCCTAGCTAAAGTAGCACTTGCTACCTTTACAAATAACGAAGGTCTTCAAAGCGAGGGCGGAAATGTCTTTTCACAAACCGCAAACTCAGGCGAAGCAGTTATCGGTGCAGCTGGTACAGGCGATAAAGGAACGATCGCAGCTTCAAAACTTGAAGCTAGTAACGTCGATCTAAGCCGTGCGCTAACAGATCTTATCGTTATTCAAAGAGGTTTCCAAGCAAACTCAAAAACGATCACAACAAGTGATGAGATGTTAAATACACTTCTTCAATTAAAACAATAA
- the thyX gene encoding FAD-dependent thymidylate synthase, with protein sequence MQVTLLNHTPLNICSHAIRTCWQSFDKGDNGGEKDVELIDRVGNKFKHASTLEHLYYNFYIQGISRALLQELARHRLASLSVKSTRYTLKELKKEEKFEAGQFERAAKFIVLTNDELVDNASIKALENLREILATTTKSLDIVKYCLPECYKTELTWSINARSLQNFISLRSSKSALWEIRNLANAIYDALPDKHKFIFEKCLPDDESN encoded by the coding sequence ATGCAAGTAACACTACTAAATCACACTCCACTAAATATTTGCTCTCACGCTATCCGCACATGCTGGCAAAGCTTTGATAAAGGCGATAACGGCGGCGAAAAAGATGTTGAGCTAATAGATAGAGTAGGCAATAAATTTAAACACGCCTCCACCTTAGAGCACCTATACTATAACTTCTACATCCAAGGTATCTCTCGTGCGCTGCTTCAAGAGCTAGCTCGTCACCGCTTAGCGAGCTTAAGCGTCAAATCAACTCGCTACACACTAAAAGAGCTAAAAAAAGAGGAGAAATTTGAAGCAGGGCAGTTTGAGCGTGCGGCTAAATTTATCGTACTAACAAATGACGAACTAGTCGATAACGCAAGCATAAAAGCACTTGAAAATTTACGTGAAATTTTAGCTACAACGACAAAGAGTCTTGACATAGTTAAATACTGCTTGCCAGAGTGCTACAAAACTGAGCTTACATGGAGCATAAATGCTAGAAGCTTACAAAATTTCATCTCTTTAAGAAGCTCAAAATCAGCCCTTTGGGAGATAAGAAATTTAGCAAATGCCATCTACGATGCCTTGCCTGATAAGCATAAATTTATATTTGAGAAGTGTTTGCCAGATGATGAGTCAAACTAA